A window of Methanolobus sediminis contains these coding sequences:
- a CDS encoding phosphoribosyltransferase-like protein, translating to MTSTEDFSIYESKLRECSSYRDNSVQNWADQLDQLDLEKETIIKIIENLRIISSRDIRTILRDLVEQNQAIFQHPNTFITSFGCRGKSGDLILYEFRHAVDGYDDKIIDSWQIPEKPTDSTIIFLDDLIGTGKQSCDYIEDQLNLILTSHHESYLICLFGTPNGIEAVVNSTNFNVICGETLCEEEHQFYSDKCIIFEETEKEKIGIINNYLKGKVDFDKGLLLCFHYAIPNNTMPLIWKENYPYEDDLGNKKKWYALLPRKY from the coding sequence ATGACTTCTACAGAAGATTTTTCTATATATGAAAGCAAGTTACGAGAGTGTAGTAGTTATAGAGATAATTCAGTTCAAAATTGGGCTGATCAACTAGATCAATTAGACCTCGAAAAAGAAACAATCATAAAAATAATTGAAAATCTAAGAATTATCTCCTCTCGCGATATAAGGACTATTTTGAGGGATTTAGTAGAACAAAACCAAGCAATTTTCCAACACCCCAACACTTTCATAACTAGCTTTGGATGTAGGGGTAAAAGTGGAGATTTGATTCTATATGAATTTCGACATGCAGTTGATGGATATGATGATAAAATAATTGACTCTTGGCAAATCCCTGAAAAACCAACCGACAGTACTATAATATTTTTAGATGATTTAATTGGTACAGGAAAGCAATCTTGCGACTATATTGAAGACCAACTAAATTTAATTTTAACTTCACATCATGAATCATATTTAATTTGTTTGTTTGGCACTCCAAATGGAATCGAAGCTGTTGTTAATAGTACAAATTTCAATGTAATCTGTGGTGAGACTCTCTGTGAAGAAGAACATCAGTTTTACAGTGATAAATGCATAATTTTTGAAGAGACTGAAAAAGAAAAAATAGGAATCATCAACAATTACTTGAAAGGCAAAGTAGATTTCGATAAGGGTTTACTTCTATGTTTTCACTATGCTATCCCAAACAATACCATGCCACTAATATGGAAAGAAAATTATCCATATGAAGATGATTTAGGAAACAAGAAAAAGTGGTACGCTTTATTACCACGAAAATACTAA
- a CDS encoding BglII/BstYI family type II restriction endonuclease: MKPNSLPTETIEKFPALQEKYEIHNYGSAIEILTQAYPQEWDEICHLLNDFVIYESEIIKGGGNESDIPKKIANFLTPRQWQETKLSADLVVRQKKRNSKEEEQFIIKDYMVGYNIDHLKNKVAFDVEWNSKDQTFDRDLSAFRAFHENGIISCGIILTRSVELNDIFHDLEIMKKYGASTTQMGKLLPRVKARRQGGCPLLIIGIKSPCVIRASDVDNS, encoded by the coding sequence ATGAAACCGAATTCACTTCCAACAGAAACAATTGAAAAGTTTCCAGCACTACAAGAAAAGTATGAAATTCATAATTATGGCTCAGCTATTGAGATATTGACCCAAGCTTATCCGCAAGAATGGGATGAAATATGTCATCTTTTAAATGACTTCGTTATATACGAAAGTGAAATTATTAAAGGTGGAGGAAACGAATCAGATATTCCTAAAAAAATCGCGAACTTTTTAACTCCTCGACAATGGCAAGAAACAAAGCTAAGCGCCGATTTGGTTGTCAGACAAAAAAAAAGAAATTCAAAAGAGGAAGAACAGTTCATTATTAAGGACTATATGGTTGGATATAATATTGATCATTTGAAAAATAAAGTAGCTTTTGATGTAGAATGGAATTCAAAAGATCAAACTTTTGATAGAGATTTATCTGCTTTTAGAGCTTTTCATGAAAACGGAATTATTTCATGTGGAATAATACTGACAAGAAGTGTAGAGTTAAATGATATATTTCATGATTTAGAAATAATGAAGAAATACGGTGCTTCAACAACACAAATGGGAAAACTTCTACCTAGAGTGAAAGCTAGAAGGCAAGGAGGATGCCCTTTACTTATTATAGGAATCAAATCTCCTTGTGTAATAAGGGCTTCGGATGTAGATAATTCATAA
- a CDS encoding DNA adenine methylase, translating into MQNTKTLIDDKNKEQKGGSDFNSIPKDGHFVNNDFPSFIKYMGSKTKILDFVVDGINEIYNGGGICDLFSGSCSIAGSLGHSVKIYSNDIQAYSESIAHAYLTSWKKEESFISGQEIITKAEKIVQKNLSHLPEGLSYDDIKGGLKEFNLVEEANQSLIDVSFDFDWHLFTKYYSGTWWSSYQCLWIDAIREIAETQKSEPHYHLIISSLMHAMAYCSQGTGHYAQYRDAKTESSMKDISNYRQKKIADFFLRKYDSVSSELLTIPPEFDHEITTMDFRERLATLPKCTVYADPPYCFVHYSRFYHALETLVLYDYPDLQFKGGSVVKGRYRDDRHQSPFCIRTKVLDAFKDLFTGITLSSSNLVLSYSNTGMISLECILKTAESIMSGYHIEIRELNHKHMTMGRKNDRDRDVKEYTLLAWKE; encoded by the coding sequence ATGCAAAATACAAAAACATTAATTGACGACAAGAATAAGGAACAAAAAGGAGGTTCCGATTTTAATTCAATCCCAAAAGATGGACATTTCGTAAATAATGATTTCCCGTCTTTTATTAAATATATGGGGTCTAAAACTAAAATACTTGATTTTGTTGTAGATGGAATTAATGAAATTTACAATGGAGGAGGAATATGCGATCTTTTTTCAGGCTCATGTAGCATAGCTGGCAGCTTAGGGCACAGTGTGAAAATATATTCAAATGATATCCAAGCATATTCCGAATCAATAGCACATGCATATCTGACTTCATGGAAAAAAGAAGAATCATTCATATCTGGGCAGGAAATTATAACCAAAGCTGAAAAGATTGTTCAAAAGAATTTGAGCCATTTGCCTGAAGGTCTGTCATATGACGATATAAAAGGTGGGCTTAAAGAGTTTAACTTAGTAGAAGAGGCAAATCAATCATTGATTGATGTTTCTTTTGATTTTGATTGGCACCTTTTTACTAAATATTATTCAGGAACATGGTGGAGTTCATATCAGTGTCTGTGGATTGATGCGATCAGAGAAATTGCGGAAACCCAAAAATCAGAACCTCATTATCATCTAATTATCTCTTCTCTTATGCATGCAATGGCATATTGTAGTCAGGGGACAGGGCACTATGCACAATACAGGGATGCAAAAACTGAATCTTCAATGAAAGATATCTCAAATTATAGACAGAAAAAAATAGCTGATTTCTTCCTTAGGAAATATGATAGTGTTTCTTCAGAGCTTTTGACAATCCCTCCTGAATTTGATCATGAAATTACGACTATGGATTTCAGAGAAAGGCTGGCAACTCTACCTAAATGTACTGTGTATGCTGATCCTCCTTATTGTTTTGTCCATTATAGTCGCTTTTACCATGCTTTAGAAACTCTTGTACTCTATGATTACCCGGATTTGCAGTTTAAAGGTGGCAGCGTTGTGAAGGGAAGATATAGGGATGATAGGCATCAGTCACCTTTCTGTATTCGAACTAAGGTATTAGATGCTTTCAAAGACCTGTTTACAGGTATAACTTTAAGCAGCAGCAATTTAGTTCTAAGCTACAGTAATACTGGGATGATCTCTCTTGAGTGTATATTAAAAACTGCAGAAAGTATCATGAGCGGTTATCACATAGAAATAAGAGAGTTAAATCACAAGCACATGACAATGGGAAGAAAAAATGATCGAGATCGGGATGTTAAGGAGTATACCCTTCTAGCGTGGAAGGAATGA